In Arthrobacter sp. MN05-02, the genomic stretch CTCGGGCCGGTCCTGGCACGCCTCGCGGAACCCGCCATGGACCTGCTGGACCGGCGCCCGAGGAGGCGCCCGCAGGAGATGACGGCCTAAGCGCGCCGTCTAGTCGTCGAGGATCTTGCCGATCGGCTCCCGCTTCTCCGCCTGGAAGGTGTCCTCCTCGCGGCCGTAGGCCCAGTACCCGGACAGGGAGACCTGCGAGCGCGCCAGGCCCTTGTCCTTGAACAGGACGTCACGGAGCGCCTTCATGGCGCCGCGCTCGCCGTGCACGAAGGCGTCGACGGAACCCTCGGGCCACGGCCCGGCGGCGACGGCGTCCGCCAGCAGCGTCGTCGTGCCGGCCAGCTGACCGTCCCGCTGGAGCCAGTGCAGTTCGAGGCCCGCGGGCGCGGCGAGGGGGAGGATGTCGGCGGCGCTGTCCACCTCGAGATAGGCGTGCCCCACGGCGTCCGGGTGCAGCGCCTCGATGCCGGCCGCGATCGCCGGAAGGGCGGAGTCGTCCCCGACGAACAGGTGCCAGTCGGCGTCCTGGTCGGGCGACCACTTGCCGGACGGACCCATCAGCACGAGGGCGTCACCCGGGGAGGCCTTCGCCGCCCACGGGCCGGCGACACCGGCATCGCCGTGGACCACGAAGTCGATGGCAAGCCGCTGCTCCGCGGAGTCGAGCCAGCGGATGGTGTAGGGTCCGCTTCACCGGGCGGTCCTCTGCCGGCAGCGCGTCCTTCAGCGCCGCGAGGTCGTAGGGCGGTACCAGCCCGAGTTCCGGCTTCGCGAAGAGCAGCTTGGCGTACTTGTCGGTGGCGTCGCACTCCTGGAGGTCCGCGAAACCCGGTCCGCCCGCCACCACCCGCACGAGGTGCGGACTCAGCCACCGGGTCTCCAGGACGGTGAGGACGGCCTGCGGACGAGGTGGCTTGCGGGACGGTTCGGACAGGGGCGAGGACATGGAGCGGCGCTTCTTTCTGGGGAAGGTGTTAGCCCACCCTAACAAGCTTCACTGGAGGGGCGCTGGGAGCACGTCCGTCGCGGCCGCGAGCAGGGCGCCGTCGTCGACGAGCAGGCGGGCCGCCTCGATCTCCGGAGCGAGGTAGCGGTCCGTACCGGGACCCTCGATGTCCTCCCGCAGCCGAGCGCGCA encodes the following:
- a CDS encoding hypothetical protein (possible pseudo due to frameshift) — translated: MVHGDAGVAGPWAAKASPGDALVLMGPSGKWSPDQDADWHLFVGDDSALPAIAAGIEALHPDAVGHAYLEVDSAADILPLAAPAGLELHWLQRDGQLAGTTTLLADAVAAGPWPEGSVDAFVHGERGAMKALRDVLFKDKGLARSQVSLSGYWAYGREEDTFQAEKREPIGKILDD
- a CDS encoding hypothetical protein (possible pseudo due to frameshift), with the protein product MSSPLSEPSRKPPRPQAVLTVLETRWLSPHLVRVVAGGPGFADLQECDATDKYAKLLFAKPELGLVPPYDLAALKDALPAEDRPVKRTLHHPLARLRGAAACHRLRGPRRCRCRRPVGGEGLPG